The bacterium genome contains a region encoding:
- a CDS encoding MATE family efflux transporter, whose protein sequence is MPSFLARLRASGLREPGGGNPILEGPVDRTLLGLSVPMIMAMVLVTAFGLVDMLYLGRYSREAMAAVSLSFPIAYLIHSVAGALGQGATSLVSRLIGGGDERQLRNFLWHALIVIGIFAAIITPLGLLLAPAALRRMGAEPGVTEGAILYTQVAFASSVFSLLPMVLNSLFRGEGDTIYPFKVMAVALALNVVLDPLFIFGPGPFPEMGVAGAAVTTAVSFLFASLMVLRELRNPRRRVRYDRTAWSWSPALLRGWANVSAPAFVANLSMPLSAYVITDMLTGYGTDAIAAFGAGTRLLSFVFLPTLGISMSMMIMVGQNHGAGRRDRVRETTLLTLRYALILMGVLSLPVILFPAWALRIFTDEPTVIAAGVGLARWVTLARPMLSIVNITAFWFHAQGNGMMGMLPNFGMRVLLEPAGVWVGLKLGALGGGWLGMAAADLVGGVLCLALLFWRLGAYMRDAPAPVRPAIAPGAPSR, encoded by the coding sequence ATGCCCTCCTTCCTCGCCCGCCTGCGCGCCTCGGGGCTCCGCGAACCCGGCGGCGGCAACCCCATCCTGGAGGGGCCGGTCGACCGGACCCTGCTGGGCCTGAGCGTGCCGATGATCATGGCCATGGTCCTGGTCACGGCCTTCGGGCTGGTGGACATGCTCTACCTGGGGCGCTACTCGCGCGAGGCGATGGCGGCGGTGTCGCTGTCGTTCCCGATCGCCTACCTGATCCACTCGGTCGCCGGCGCGCTCGGCCAGGGGGCGACCTCGCTGGTCTCGCGCCTGATCGGCGGCGGCGACGAGCGGCAGCTGCGCAACTTCCTCTGGCACGCCCTGATCGTGATCGGGATCTTCGCGGCGATCATCACGCCGCTGGGCCTGCTGCTGGCGCCCGCCGCGCTGCGTCGCATGGGTGCGGAGCCCGGCGTCACCGAGGGCGCGATCCTCTACACGCAGGTGGCGTTCGCCTCGTCGGTGTTCTCGCTGCTGCCGATGGTGCTCAACTCCCTGTTCCGCGGCGAGGGCGACACGATCTACCCGTTCAAGGTCATGGCCGTGGCGCTCGCGCTGAACGTCGTGCTGGACCCCCTGTTCATCTTCGGGCCGGGCCCGTTCCCCGAGATGGGCGTGGCCGGCGCGGCGGTGACCACGGCCGTCAGCTTCCTGTTCGCCTCGCTGATGGTGCTGCGCGAGCTGCGCAACCCCCGCCGCCGCGTGCGGTACGACCGCACCGCGTGGTCGTGGAGCCCCGCCCTGCTGCGCGGCTGGGCCAACGTGTCGGCGCCCGCCTTCGTGGCCAACCTGTCGATGCCGCTGTCGGCCTACGTGATCACCGACATGCTCACCGGGTACGGCACCGACGCCATCGCCGCCTTCGGCGCCGGCACGCGCCTGCTGAGCTTCGTGTTCCTGCCGACGCTCGGCATCTCGATGAGCATGATGATCATGGTCGGCCAGAACCACGGGGCCGGCCGCCGCGACCGGGTCCGCGAGACGACCCTGCTGACGCTGCGCTACGCCCTGATCCTCATGGGCGTCCTCTCGTTGCCCGTGATCCTGTTCCCGGCCTGGGCGCTGCGGATCTTCACGGACGAGCCGACGGTCATCGCCGCCGGCGTCGGGCTGGCCCGCTGGGTGACCCTGGCGCGGCCGATGCTCAGCATCGTGAACATCACGGCCTTCTGGTTCCACGCCCAGGGCAACGGGATGATGGGCATGCTGCCGAACTTCGGCATGCGCGTGCTGCTGGAACCGGCCGGCGTCTGGGTGGGCCTGAAGCTGGGCGCGCTGGGCGGCGGCTGGCT